One window of the Periophthalmus magnuspinnatus isolate fPerMag1 chromosome 6, fPerMag1.2.pri, whole genome shotgun sequence genome contains the following:
- the tmem258 gene encoding transmembrane protein 258, whose protein sequence is MELEAMTRYTSPVNPAVFPHLTVVLLAIGMFFTAWFFVYEVTSTKYTRDVYKELLISLVASLFMGFGVLFLLLWVGIYV, encoded by the exons ATG GAACTAGAGGCCATGACGCGGTACACCAGCCCGGTGAACCCCGCTGTGTTCCCGCATCTGACCGTCGTCTTGCTGGCTATCGGGATGTTCTTCACCGCCTGGTTCTTCGT TTATGAAGTGACATCGACAAAGTACACCAGGGACGTGTACAAAGAGCTGCTCATCTCGCTGGTGGCCTCTCTGTTCATGGGCTTTGGTGTGTTGTTTCTGCTGCTCTGGGTCGGCATCTACGTATGA
- the LOC117372776 gene encoding leucine-rich repeat-containing protein 10B, with product MGNSSGKEEGAEGAEGADGEEEKDGEDEIPEKKKEEKEEEVELPLGVEELFESGDPVLDISYKKFKRLPLRVCSLLHLEKLYLCGNSLRNLPDSLSQLQGLRTLALDFNKMEDVPPAVCELRNLTRLYLGSNRLMNLPAEVKNLQNLRCLWVESNYFQRFPRELYDLPNLKSLQIGDNRLKTLPPDLVRMEALRGLWLYGNRFETFPKVLLKMEGLEILDMDRNKISEFPSLRRLHALRLFSYDHNPVEAPPPVREEVLVVGEGAAEFLEIREARIERRRKAAEEEAELALAAEAGEEPVIHGILKNSNANKSEMAEETDGNGEMEREEEEMLEEEDGGPLVDYQEESQFETQDMYGDGDMMEFEGDELEYDTVQMDYEYEEGPELEEVGRQEQRA from the coding sequence ATGGGAAACTCCTCTGGAAAAGAGGAGGGGGCTGAGGGGGCTGAGGGGgctgatggagaggaggagaaggatggAGAAGACGAGATTCCagagaaaaagaaggaagagaaggaggaggaggtggagttgCCTTTAGGAGTGGAGGAACTGTTTGAGAGTGGTGATCCAGTTTTGGATATCAGCTACAAAAAGTTCAAACGCTTGCCTCTTCGTGTTTGTAGTCTTCTGCACCTGGAGAAGCTGTATTTATGTGGGAACAGTCTGAGAAATCTACCTGACAGTCTATCACAACTCCAAGGTCTCCGCACCTTGGCTTTAGATTTCAACAAGATGGAAGACGTCCCACCGGCTGTTTGCGAGCTTAGAAACCTCACGCGGTTATACCTGGGCAGTAACCGACTTATGAACCTACCTGCAGAAGtgaaaaatctgcaaaatttGCGTTGTCTCTGGGTTGAAAGCAACTACTTCCAGAGATTCCCACGAGAGCTCTATGATTTACCCAATCTCAAGTCCCTCCAGATTGGGGACAACCGGTTGAAGACTCTGCCTCCTGATTTGGTGAGGATGGAGGCTTTAAGAGGACTTTGGCTCTATGGGAATCGTTTCGAAACATTCCCCAAAGTTCTGTTGAAAATGGAAGGCTTGGAAATTCTCGATATGGATCGCAACAAGATCTCAGAATTCCCAAGTTTGAGACGTTTACATGCCTTACGTTTATTCTCATATGATCACAACCCTGTAGAAGCCCCTCCTCCTGTTAGAGAAGAGGTGTTAGTAGTCGGAGAGGGAGCGGCTGAGTTTTTGGAGATCCGTGAAGCCAGGATAGAACGAAGGAGAAaagctgcagaggaggaggctgaATTGGCACTAGCTGCAGAGGCTGGAGAGGAACCTGTCATTCATGGCATCTTAAAAAATAGCAATGCAAATAAGAGTGAGATGGCAGAGGAAACAGACGGGAatggagaaatggagagagaagaggaggagatgctggaggaggaggatggaggaccTTTGGTGGACTATCAGGAGGAATCACAGTTTGAGACTCAGGACATGTACGGTGATGGAGACATGATGGAGTTTGAGGGGGATGAGCTAGAGTATGACACAGTGCAGATGGATTATGAATATGAAGAAGGaccagagctggaggaggttgGGAGACAAGAGCAAAGGGCTTGA